The following coding sequences are from one Fusobacteriaceae bacterium window:
- a CDS encoding SDR family oxidoreductase: MYLEEMFSLKGKVALVTGGGRGIGQVVALGLARAGATVVNFARSGADETVRLIEAEGGKCYDYRVDVTKERDVEKAVADVFETLGGVHVVFNNAGVCIHQDTLDATAAQWREVIEINLTGEFLICQAVGRKMIAAGIRGSIINMASMSGSIVNVPQWQASYNASKAGVIHMTRSLAVEWAPYGIRVNSISPGYIATPMSVDTPQELKDAWMPLIPQHRMGDPEELIPAILYLASGAAGYTTGSDVVVDGGYSVR; the protein is encoded by the coding sequence ATGTATCTCGAAGAAATGTTCAGCTTGAAGGGAAAAGTGGCCCTGGTGACCGGCGGCGGCAGAGGCATAGGGCAGGTTGTCGCTCTGGGATTGGCCCGGGCCGGGGCGACCGTCGTGAATTTCGCGCGCTCCGGCGCCGACGAAACCGTGCGCTTGATTGAGGCCGAAGGCGGGAAATGTTATGATTACCGCGTGGACGTCACGAAGGAGCGGGACGTCGAAAAGGCGGTGGCGGACGTCTTTGAAACGCTTGGCGGCGTTCATGTGGTCTTCAATAACGCCGGCGTCTGCATACATCAGGACACACTTGACGCCACGGCGGCCCAGTGGCGCGAAGTCATTGAGATCAATCTGACCGGCGAATTCCTCATTTGCCAGGCCGTCGGCCGCAAAATGATCGCGGCGGGCATCCGGGGCAGCATCATCAACATGGCGTCCATGAGCGGCTCCATCGTCAATGTCCCTCAGTGGCAGGCGTCGTACAACGCCTCCAAGGCCGGCGTCATCCACATGACCCGTTCCCTGGCCGTGGAATGGGCCCCCTACGGGATCCGGGTCAATTCCATCAGCCCCGGGTATATCGCGACCCCCATGTCAGTGGATACCCCGCAGGAACTCAAAGACGCCTGGATGCCTTTGATTCCCCAGCATCGCATGGGAGATCCCGAAGAGCTGATTCCGGCGATTCTCTATCTCGCCTCCGGCGCGGCCGGATATACGACGGGTTCCGACGTGGTCGTCGACGGCGGATACAGCGTGCGGTAA
- a CDS encoding toxin-antitoxin system YwqK family antitoxin: MKRILILYAFTFSLLTIAATLDKSKVVQKDGLLYEIKRNKPFTGVVKGTWENGSPEFEGTFAKGIADGPFRSFYDNGMPEKEIAYAAGKKEGPSRLFYRNGKLKKEALYKDDRLEGVVTDYYESGAKKSEIAYVADKKNGEARIYGKNGTLSDVIPYRDDKIHGVAKKFDENGKPKSEISYENNVKNGPGTYYHKNGNVRARVTWERNKLGKLVQVYDEKGKLEDTVTFTEEDFEQKKKAVKPPAKKPAKAKKAPAKPAQAAKAKKAAAAKK, translated from the coding sequence ATGAAACGAATACTGATTTTATACGCGTTTACATTTTCTCTGCTGACGATCGCGGCCACACTCGACAAAAGCAAAGTCGTCCAGAAAGACGGCCTTCTGTATGAGATCAAACGCAACAAGCCGTTTACCGGCGTGGTCAAAGGGACCTGGGAAAACGGATCCCCGGAATTTGAGGGGACATTCGCCAAGGGGATCGCCGACGGCCCCTTCCGGAGTTTTTATGACAACGGCATGCCCGAAAAGGAAATCGCCTACGCGGCGGGGAAAAAGGAAGGTCCCTCGCGGCTCTTTTACCGGAACGGAAAACTCAAAAAAGAGGCCCTTTACAAAGATGACCGGCTCGAAGGGGTCGTGACCGATTATTACGAGAGCGGCGCGAAAAAATCGGAAATCGCCTACGTCGCGGACAAAAAAAACGGCGAAGCCAGAATTTACGGCAAGAACGGGACCCTCAGCGACGTGATCCCCTACCGGGACGACAAGATTCACGGCGTCGCGAAGAAATTTGACGAAAACGGAAAACCCAAAAGCGAGATCAGCTATGAAAATAACGTCAAGAACGGACCCGGCACCTATTATCACAAAAATGGGAACGTGAGGGCAAGGGTGACCTGGGAGCGGAACAAGCTGGGCAAGCTCGTCCAGGTCTATGACGAGAAGGGAAAACTCGAAGACACCGTGACCTTTACCGAAGAGGATTTCGAGCAAAAGAAAAAGGCGGTAAAGCCGCCCGCGAAAAAGCCCGCAAAGGCGAAGAAAGCGCCGGCCAAGCCTGCCCAAGCGGCAAAGGCGAAGAAAGCGGCCGCCGCGAAAAAATGA
- a CDS encoding toxin-antitoxin system YwqK family antitoxin encodes MKKILIAIMLCAAALCAKVVNSGDLEKRNGLWYETKQTKPFSGTARAFYEGGQTRTELSFVEGVPEGPSKGYFPDGKLRSEGNFAQDKKTGVWKHYFENGNVQIVEEYSGDSCVVREYYESGILSMERVIKDGKLNGPLKWYYETGKPQGECNFTDDLQDGVETKYYEDGVTKKSEYAWVKGVITGRGAEYYPGGALRIEAQYKDDKKDGLYREFFEGGGLLGEVNFAGDKREGLLKQYDAAGKLILEVPYKDDLKEGLMKEYFPTGQVKTEAAFSKDLLNGFVKEYDEKGNVITTVEFRDNEPLVK; translated from the coding sequence ATGAAAAAAATACTGATTGCGATCATGTTGTGCGCGGCGGCGCTCTGCGCCAAAGTCGTCAATTCCGGCGACCTTGAAAAAAGGAACGGACTCTGGTATGAGACGAAACAGACGAAACCCTTCAGCGGGACGGCCAGGGCTTTTTACGAAGGGGGGCAGACGCGCACGGAGCTGAGCTTTGTGGAAGGCGTCCCCGAAGGCCCCTCCAAAGGCTATTTCCCCGACGGTAAACTGCGGTCGGAGGGCAATTTTGCCCAAGACAAAAAGACCGGCGTCTGGAAGCACTATTTTGAAAACGGGAACGTGCAGATCGTGGAGGAATACAGCGGCGACAGCTGCGTTGTCCGCGAGTATTACGAAAGCGGAATCCTTTCCATGGAGCGGGTCATCAAAGACGGCAAGCTCAACGGCCCCCTCAAATGGTACTATGAGACCGGGAAGCCCCAGGGGGAATGCAATTTTACCGACGACCTCCAGGACGGCGTCGAAACAAAATATTACGAAGACGGCGTCACGAAAAAATCCGAATACGCCTGGGTCAAGGGCGTCATTACCGGCCGCGGGGCGGAATATTACCCGGGCGGAGCGCTCAGGATCGAGGCGCAGTACAAGGATGACAAGAAGGACGGGCTTTACCGGGAGTTTTTCGAGGGCGGCGGCCTTCTGGGCGAGGTAAATTTCGCCGGCGACAAAAGGGAGGGCCTCTTGAAGCAGTACGACGCGGCGGGGAAGCTGATCCTCGAAGTGCCTTACAAAGACGATCTCAAAGAGGGCCTCATGAAGGAATATTTCCCCACGGGACAGGTCAAGACGGAAGCGGCCTTCTCCAAGGACCTTCTGAACGGATTCGTCAAGGAATATGACGAAAAGGGTAATGTGATTACAACAGTCGAATTCAGGGACAATGAACCCCTGGTCAAATAG
- a CDS encoding galactose mutarotase, with amino-acid sequence MDIISEAFGVTKKNEAVTKYTLKNDQLEVEIITYGGILRKITTPDRSGRMENVLIGLPTVTDYEEKPGTVGALVGRVAGRIAKGEFVLDGKTWPLSINHKDRNTLHGGAEGFSRRVWTAEELRGDDYVGLSLTLESPDGDQGFPGNVKVKVNYILKDADLLIDYAGESDRPTFLNLTNHAYFNLSGDCKKTIGDHLLKLNASKYSAVDEDTLPVEARDVAETPFDFRSWKKIGKALSADDPQIAIVGGGIDHGFVIDKKENKYAGALKDPDSGRKMEVYSDQNIVVVYTANYGDGIGPMENGKICKKHQAICLETQNFTDIFRFAPEKLKITDKNHPYKQKTLFRFSVER; translated from the coding sequence ATGGATATCATCAGTGAAGCCTTCGGCGTTACAAAGAAAAACGAAGCGGTAACGAAATATACCCTGAAAAACGACCAACTGGAGGTGGAAATCATCACCTACGGCGGGATTCTGAGGAAGATTACGACCCCAGACCGCAGCGGCAGGATGGAAAACGTGCTGATCGGTCTTCCGACCGTAACGGACTACGAGGAAAAGCCCGGGACCGTGGGCGCGCTCGTGGGACGCGTGGCGGGACGGATCGCCAAAGGGGAATTTGTCCTGGACGGCAAGACCTGGCCCCTTTCGATCAACCACAAAGATCGGAATACGCTGCACGGCGGCGCCGAGGGCTTTTCGCGGCGGGTGTGGACGGCGGAGGAACTCCGGGGCGACGACTATGTGGGCCTTTCGCTGACCTTGGAGAGTCCCGACGGCGATCAGGGCTTTCCAGGAAACGTCAAGGTCAAGGTCAACTATATTTTGAAGGACGCCGACCTCCTGATTGACTACGCGGGGGAAAGCGACCGCCCCACCTTTCTCAACCTCACAAACCACGCTTATTTCAACTTAAGCGGGGACTGCAAAAAAACCATTGGCGATCACTTGCTGAAATTAAACGCGTCCAAATACTCGGCGGTCGATGAGGACACGCTGCCCGTGGAGGCCCGGGACGTTGCGGAAACGCCCTTTGATTTCCGCTCATGGAAAAAAATCGGGAAGGCGCTTTCGGCCGATGATCCCCAGATCGCCATTGTGGGCGGCGGCATTGACCACGGCTTTGTGATCGACAAAAAAGAAAACAAATACGCCGGCGCGCTCAAAGACCCCGACAGCGGCAGAAAAATGGAGGTATACAGCGACCAGAACATCGTGGTCGTCTATACGGCCAATTACGGCGACGGCATCGGTCCCATGGAAAACGGAAAAATTTGTAAAAAACATCAAGCCATCTGCCTCGAAACCCAGAATTTTACGGATATATTCCGCTTCGCGCCGGAGAAACTCAAAATTACGGACAAAAATCATCCGTATAAGCAAAAGACCCTGTTCCGCTTTTCCGTGGAACGGTAG
- a CDS encoding toxin-antitoxin system YwqK family antitoxin, which yields MKRILWALCFVAALNISAAGAGVTELARGEDGLTYDAGSGAPYTGTAADYYEGGGKKADIPFANGKIHGILKLYHENGNLQGEISYKDGIADGIVREYYESGLLKTETLYRDGLRNGMTKSYYENGKIKSFANFAADKKSGVEKIYDVDGNLLSETEYAGGLRNGEAKRWSADGTLIEEANYRNDNYDGVIRRYYRNGKPATEVTYKDGKVSGKARQFSESGEERNPQGKLEGLKDGGKAPELKIHGNIPDEEKDAPAASKKKPEKKPVEKKTETKKK from the coding sequence ATGAAAAGAATTCTATGGGCCCTGTGTTTTGTGGCCGCGTTGAATATTAGCGCCGCGGGGGCGGGCGTTACGGAACTGGCCCGGGGCGAAGACGGGCTGACGTACGACGCCGGGAGCGGCGCCCCCTACACGGGGACGGCCGCCGATTACTATGAAGGCGGCGGGAAAAAAGCGGACATCCCCTTTGCGAACGGGAAAATTCACGGGATCCTGAAGCTCTACCACGAAAACGGGAATTTGCAGGGGGAAATTTCCTACAAGGACGGGATCGCCGACGGCATTGTCCGGGAATATTACGAGAGCGGCCTTTTGAAAACGGAAACGCTCTACCGGGACGGGCTCAGGAACGGCATGACCAAATCCTATTACGAAAACGGGAAAATCAAATCCTTCGCCAATTTTGCAGCCGACAAGAAAAGCGGCGTCGAAAAAATCTACGACGTCGACGGCAATCTGCTCTCGGAAACGGAATACGCCGGAGGTCTGCGCAACGGGGAGGCCAAACGCTGGTCCGCCGACGGGACCCTGATCGAGGAGGCCAATTACCGGAACGATAACTATGACGGCGTGATCCGCCGTTATTACCGGAACGGGAAACCCGCGACGGAAGTGACCTACAAAGACGGCAAGGTCAGCGGAAAGGCCAGACAGTTCAGCGAAAGCGGCGAGGAACGAAATCCGCAGGGCAAGCTGGAAGGGCTCAAGGACGGCGGTAAAGCGCCCGAACTGAAAATCCACGGAAATATTCCCGACGAGGAGAAAGACGCCCCGGCGGCTTCAAAGAAAAAGCCGGAAAAAAAGCCCGTGGAAAAGAAGACCGAAACAAAAAAGAAGTGA
- a CDS encoding alpha/beta hydrolase: MRYRVILAHGFGKSYRDMEPLEKNLTALGYEVDNLNFPLTFPAIEKSAGILRGFLLDLKERGLSDEDEIVLIGYGLGGVLIEKTLADPEVRDIVDKILLIASPVRDSVIRRRIKRIFPLLDKIFKPLKALKKGRKFAIDNPRVEIGVIIGTEPCGFFKKWLGEYSDGVLSRKECELDTAKDTLVLPLVHKEIHKKPGTAKYISEFITKGKFRVYTETFHRSE, from the coding sequence ATGCGTTATCGCGTAATACTGGCCCACGGCTTCGGGAAATCCTACCGGGACATGGAGCCCCTCGAAAAAAACCTGACCGCCTTGGGCTACGAGGTGGACAATTTGAATTTTCCGCTGACCTTTCCGGCCATCGAAAAATCCGCGGGCATTCTCCGGGGATTTTTATTGGATCTCAAAGAAAGAGGGCTCTCCGACGAGGACGAAATCGTTCTGATCGGCTACGGCCTGGGCGGCGTCCTGATCGAAAAGACCCTGGCGGATCCGGAAGTCCGGGATATCGTCGACAAGATCCTCCTGATCGCGTCCCCCGTGCGGGATTCGGTGATCAGGCGGCGGATCAAGCGCATATTTCCCCTGCTGGACAAGATCTTCAAGCCCCTCAAAGCCCTCAAAAAAGGCAGGAAGTTCGCGATCGACAATCCCCGGGTGGAGATCGGGGTCATCATCGGGACCGAACCCTGCGGCTTTTTCAAAAAATGGCTCGGCGAGTACAGCGACGGCGTCCTGAGCCGCAAGGAATGCGAGCTGGATACGGCCAAGGACACGCTGGTCCTGCCTCTTGTACACAAGGAAATTCATAAAAAGCCGGGCACGGCCAAATACATCAGCGAATTCATCACCAAGGGGAAGTTCCGGGTCTATACGGAAACCTTCCATCGGAGCGAATGA
- the dtd gene encoding D-tyrosyl-tRNA(Tyr) deacylase gives MRAVVQRVKYASVAAEGKLLGKIGQGFLVLLGITHSDAEADADWLAAKINSLRVFEDADGKMNLGLTEIGGEVLVISQFTLYGDCVKGRRPGFTEAARPETAIPLYERYIRRSRETGVHTECGEFGADMKVELLNDGPVTLIIDTKDIKK, from the coding sequence ATGCGCGCAGTCGTGCAAAGAGTCAAATACGCCAGCGTTGCCGCGGAAGGGAAGCTCCTCGGCAAAATCGGACAGGGCTTCCTGGTCCTCCTGGGGATCACCCACAGCGACGCGGAGGCCGACGCGGACTGGCTCGCGGCCAAAATCAACTCGCTTCGGGTCTTTGAGGACGCCGACGGGAAAATGAACCTCGGTCTTACGGAAATCGGCGGCGAAGTCCTTGTGATCTCACAGTTTACGCTCTACGGGGACTGCGTCAAGGGCAGACGGCCAGGCTTTACGGAGGCCGCGAGACCCGAGACCGCCATACCTCTCTACGAGCGGTATATCCGACGTTCCCGGGAAACGGGAGTCCATACGGAATGCGGGGAATTCGGCGCCGACATGAAGGTGGAGCTTTTGAACGACGGCCCCGTGACCTTGATCATCGATACGAAAGACATCAAAAAATAA
- a CDS encoding DJ-1/PfpI family protein, which translates to MKKAYILLAEGFEIIEAFAPHDILTRCGVTVKTVAIGEGKSVASSHGVAVTADLPLAGTDLGDGDLLILPGGYPGYARLGESKAVGDVLKAYYNGGKLVGVICGAPTVLVKNGLAADRKLTCHSGVRDQMGAYQVTGNIVEKDGNLITGVGAGRALEFGFLLAETLTDVETVKKAKQGMQIL; encoded by the coding sequence ATGAAAAAAGCGTATATTCTGTTGGCCGAGGGCTTCGAGATCATCGAGGCCTTCGCGCCCCATGACATTCTGACCCGCTGCGGCGTCACGGTCAAGACCGTCGCCATCGGAGAAGGAAAAAGCGTCGCCTCATCCCACGGGGTGGCGGTAACGGCGGATCTGCCGCTGGCGGGAACAGACCTCGGCGACGGGGATCTCCTGATCCTGCCCGGGGGCTATCCCGGCTACGCCCGCCTGGGCGAGTCCAAAGCCGTGGGGGACGTCCTCAAGGCCTACTACAACGGCGGGAAACTGGTCGGCGTCATTTGCGGCGCGCCGACGGTCCTCGTGAAAAACGGCCTCGCGGCGGACCGGAAGCTGACCTGTCACAGCGGCGTCCGGGATCAGATGGGCGCCTATCAGGTGACCGGAAACATCGTCGAAAAGGACGGCAATCTCATTACGGGCGTCGGCGCCGGACGGGCTCTGGAATTCGGTTTTCTGCTGGCGGAGACGCTGACGGACGTCGAAACGGTCAAAAAGGCAAAACAAGGGATGCAGATCCTGTAA
- the tyrS gene encoding tyrosine--tRNA ligase — MASVVDVLQERGFIAQFTHEEEIRELLAKEKITFYIGFDPTADSLHVGHFIAMMAMAHMQRFGHRPIALVGGGTVMVGDPSGRTDMRPMLTREIIAKNADCIRRQMEKFIDFSDGKAIMDNNANWLLELNYVNFLREVGTHFSVNRMLAAECFKSRMEQGLSFFEFNYMLMQGYDFYVLNEKYGCVMQMGGDDQWSNMIAGVELIRKKAKKPAYSMTFPLLTNSEGKKMGKTAKGALWLDPAKTTPYDFYQYWRNVEDGDVGKCLALLTFLPMDEVRRLGSLRDEKINEAKKVLAFEVTRLIHGEAEAEKARSATEALFSGGADMSHVPALTLAPADLGIGIVAFLAKSGALKTTSDGRRLIDQGGMSLNEQKVTSHDLPLTAELFKQGEPLVRLGKKKYYKLVLAEG; from the coding sequence ATGGCAAGTGTTGTTGACGTATTGCAGGAACGGGGATTTATCGCGCAATTCACCCACGAAGAAGAGATCCGGGAGTTGCTGGCGAAGGAAAAAATCACTTTTTATATCGGCTTTGACCCCACGGCGGACAGCCTCCACGTGGGCCACTTCATCGCCATGATGGCCATGGCCCATATGCAGCGCTTCGGCCACAGGCCCATCGCCCTCGTAGGCGGCGGCACCGTCATGGTCGGGGACCCCAGCGGACGGACGGACATGCGGCCCATGCTGACGCGGGAAATCATCGCCAAAAACGCCGATTGCATCCGCCGGCAAATGGAAAAATTCATTGATTTTTCCGACGGCAAAGCGATCATGGACAATAACGCCAACTGGCTCCTTGAGCTGAATTACGTGAATTTTCTGCGGGAAGTGGGAACCCATTTTTCCGTAAACCGGATGCTGGCCGCCGAATGTTTCAAAAGCCGCATGGAGCAGGGCCTGTCCTTTTTCGAATTCAACTACATGCTGATGCAGGGCTATGATTTTTACGTATTGAACGAAAAATACGGCTGCGTCATGCAAATGGGCGGCGACGACCAGTGGTCCAACATGATCGCGGGCGTGGAGCTGATCCGGAAGAAAGCGAAAAAACCGGCCTATTCCATGACCTTTCCGCTGCTGACAAACAGCGAGGGGAAGAAAATGGGAAAGACCGCCAAAGGCGCTCTGTGGCTCGATCCCGCCAAGACGACGCCCTACGACTTTTACCAGTACTGGCGGAACGTGGAAGACGGCGACGTCGGAAAATGCCTGGCGCTCCTGACATTTCTCCCCATGGACGAAGTCCGGCGGCTCGGAAGCCTCCGGGACGAAAAAATCAACGAGGCCAAGAAAGTCCTCGCCTTTGAGGTGACGCGTCTGATCCATGGAGAGGCCGAGGCGGAAAAAGCCCGCTCGGCCACGGAAGCTCTTTTTTCGGGCGGCGCAGACATGAGCCATGTCCCGGCCCTGACGCTTGCGCCGGCGGATCTGGGGATCGGCATCGTGGCCTTTCTCGCCAAAAGCGGCGCTCTCAAGACCACCAGCGACGGCAGACGACTGATCGATCAGGGCGGTATGAGCCTCAATGAGCAAAAAGTCACAAGCCATGACCTGCCGCTGACGGCGGAGCTCTTCAAACAAGGAGAGCCCCTCGTCCGTCTCGGAAAGAAAAAATACTACAAGCTCGTCCTGGCCGAGGGGTAA
- a CDS encoding cold-shock protein yields the protein MKGKVKWFNPEKGFGFITGEDGKDVFAHFSQIQKDGFKTLNENEEVTFDVVDGQKGPQASNIKVV from the coding sequence ATGAAAGGAAAAGTAAAATGGTTCAACCCCGAAAAGGGCTTTGGTTTTATCACCGGTGAAGACGGAAAAGATGTATTCGCGCATTTTTCCCAGATTCAGAAAGACGGCTTCAAGACCCTCAACGAGAACGAAGAAGTGACCTTCGACGTTGTCGACGGGCAGAAGGGACCTCAGGCATCCAACATCAAAGTAGTCTGA
- the nth gene encoding endonuclease III, translating into MPKKGKKEKKAAEILARLREKFGEPQCALSYGSPFELLVSVILSAQCTDVRVNMVTEKLFREVNRPEDFAAMPLSDLEARIRSTGFYHNKAKNIQACARKLLEVYGGEIPRDMDQLTALPGVGRKTANVVRGEIWGLADGITVDTHVKRLANLTGLVSDLEDPVKIERELMKIIPRDQWINISHFLILQGRDKCVARRPRCAECEIRDCCDYGANTDKTEPAAK; encoded by the coding sequence ATGCCGAAAAAAGGAAAAAAAGAAAAAAAGGCCGCGGAGATTCTCGCACGACTGCGGGAAAAATTCGGCGAACCCCAATGCGCCCTCAGTTACGGATCGCCCTTTGAGCTGCTGGTTTCCGTGATCCTCTCGGCCCAATGCACCGACGTCAGGGTCAATATGGTCACGGAAAAGCTGTTCCGGGAAGTCAACCGACCCGAAGACTTTGCGGCCATGCCGCTGTCAGATCTCGAAGCACGGATCCGCAGCACGGGTTTTTATCACAACAAAGCGAAAAACATCCAGGCCTGCGCCCGAAAGCTGCTTGAGGTTTACGGCGGGGAAATTCCGCGGGATATGGACCAGCTGACGGCACTGCCCGGCGTGGGGCGGAAGACCGCCAATGTCGTCAGGGGAGAGATCTGGGGGCTTGCCGACGGGATTACTGTCGATACCCATGTGAAGCGTCTCGCCAACCTGACCGGCCTCGTGTCGGACCTCGAGGATCCCGTCAAAATCGAGCGGGAACTGATGAAAATCATTCCCCGGGACCAATGGATCAACATTTCCCACTTTCTGATCCTGCAGGGGCGGGACAAATGCGTCGCGCGACGACCCCGCTGCGCGGAATGCGAGATCCGGGACTGCTGCGATTACGGCGCGAATACGGACAAAACAGAACCCGCCGCCAAATAA
- a CDS encoding TlpA family protein disulfide reductase: MNHLKAKIVIFLGLLALSAQLFCAGEKFPEFTAKTLDGGTFTRADFAKHKVTLLNVWGTFCPPCLEEMPHLGEISREYADRDFAVVGLVIDTLKENGDLDEAQVQKAREIVGKTKADYTHMLPATELFPWLGNIQFIPDTVFVDSEGKVIGKHLIGSASKADWKAKIEEVLQAVK; this comes from the coding sequence ATGAACCATCTGAAAGCGAAAATAGTGATATTTCTGGGCCTATTAGCGCTGTCGGCGCAGCTTTTTTGCGCGGGGGAGAAATTCCCCGAATTTACCGCCAAGACCCTTGACGGGGGGACCTTCACCCGGGCGGATTTCGCCAAACACAAAGTCACGCTGCTCAATGTCTGGGGGACGTTCTGCCCGCCCTGTCTTGAGGAAATGCCGCATCTCGGCGAGATCAGCCGGGAATATGCCGACAGGGATTTTGCCGTTGTGGGGCTCGTGATCGATACGCTCAAGGAAAACGGCGATCTGGACGAGGCGCAGGTACAAAAGGCCCGGGAGATCGTCGGAAAAACCAAGGCGGACTACACGCATATGCTGCCCGCGACGGAGCTTTTCCCCTGGCTGGGCAATATCCAGTTTATCCCCGATACGGTCTTTGTAGACAGCGAAGGGAAGGTTATCGGCAAGCATCTCATCGGATCGGCGAGCAAAGCGGATTGGAAGGCCAAAATTGAAGAAGTTCTGCAAGCGGTCAAGTAA
- a CDS encoding M20/M25/M40 family metallo-hydrolase has protein sequence MSFQLNEKILADVAGMHEELLDLIKELCGVTAPSNHEEKRAAFCKAWFDKNGVPGAAIDDADNVVLPWKTEGKNELAVIMAHTDTVFPDTEPMPLREEKGRLYSPGVGDDTANLALLMLIARYVVKNNFTPDYGILFVCNSGEEGLGNLRGSRKICETYGKQMKYFISFDGTYEGCYNYSVGSARYKVTIKTEGGHSFSNFGNRNAIACMSSLINALYGLKVPEGGKTTYNVGSISGGTSVNTIAQNAEMLFEYRSDVREHLDAMMGLFETMTSAYRQMGITVDTEIMGLRPCMGDVDKDLQSAYERKVADAAALYTGKAPEFHSGSTDCNIPFSIGVPSVSIGGYVGDGAHTREEWIDIESLKKGFPLLTALVLEFFRQSEKGLFV, from the coding sequence ATGTCTTTTCAATTGAACGAAAAAATCCTTGCCGATGTGGCGGGGATGCACGAGGAACTGCTGGATTTGATCAAAGAACTCTGCGGCGTCACGGCCCCTTCCAACCACGAGGAGAAGCGGGCGGCCTTTTGCAAGGCCTGGTTTGACAAAAACGGCGTGCCGGGCGCCGCCATTGACGACGCGGACAATGTCGTCCTTCCCTGGAAAACCGAAGGGAAAAACGAACTGGCGGTGATTATGGCCCACACGGACACCGTATTTCCCGATACGGAACCCATGCCGCTCCGGGAAGAAAAGGGCCGGCTGTATTCTCCGGGGGTAGGCGACGACACGGCCAATCTCGCGCTTTTGATGCTGATCGCCCGCTATGTGGTGAAAAACAATTTCACGCCCGATTACGGGATCCTTTTTGTCTGCAACAGCGGCGAAGAAGGCCTGGGCAATCTCCGGGGCTCAAGAAAGATCTGTGAGACCTACGGCAAACAAATGAAATACTTTATTTCCTTTGACGGAACCTATGAGGGCTGCTACAATTATTCCGTGGGCTCCGCCCGCTACAAGGTGACGATCAAAACCGAAGGGGGCCATTCCTTCAGCAATTTTGGGAACCGCAACGCCATCGCCTGCATGTCTTCGCTGATCAACGCCCTCTACGGGCTTAAAGTCCCCGAAGGAGGCAAGACGACCTACAACGTGGGCTCGATTTCCGGCGGCACCTCGGTCAACACCATCGCCCAAAACGCGGAAATGCTCTTTGAATACCGCTCCGACGTTCGGGAGCACCTGGACGCCATGATGGGCCTTTTTGAGACGATGACCTCGGCCTACCGGCAAATGGGGATTACCGTAGATACTGAAATCATGGGCCTGCGGCCCTGCATGGGAGACGTCGACAAGGATCTCCAGTCGGCCTATGAGCGGAAAGTGGCCGACGCGGCGGCCCTCTATACGGGAAAAGCGCCGGAATTCCACTCGGGTTCCACCGACTGCAACATACCCTTTTCCATAGGCGTCCCCAGCGTTTCCATCGGCGGCTATGTGGGCGACGGCGCTCACACCCGGGAGGAATGGATCGATATCGAAAGCCTGAAAAAGGGCTTTCCGTTGCTGACGGCTCTTGTTCTTGAATTCTTCCGCCAAAGCGAGAAAGGGCTTTTTGTCTGA